The Candidatus Binatia bacterium genome contains a region encoding:
- a CDS encoding DNA cytosine methyltransferase, whose protein sequence is MTKAAVATRRSQRASRTPRSPGTARDVFVDLFCGAGGMSLGFQHAGFQLAAGVDSSEIAAEIHERNFPDSVSICADLEDLTGGKIRRKAKLAGKSISLVVGGPPCQGFSVGGKRRKGDPRNQLVLEFARIVGELRPRYFVMENVAGLLQKKYRRLISSFKLAVKAEGYAIVEPIRLLNAADFGVPQRRKRVFILGYRVGEVPPKYPKIRSQHVSVAMAIADLKRVEKSKLVDGDGYSGKLRKPNPYVRRLRAIRVGKSNGVITGFARTEHSAKTVRRFGRVEAGDADKVSRFIRLKSSGVAPTLRAGTGFENGRFMAPRPIHPDLPRCICLREAARLHSFPDSFVFHDTKWHGFMQIGNSVPPLLAHAVATEIRRAIRKGK, encoded by the coding sequence GTGACCAAAGCGGCTGTTGCTACTCGTCGCTCACAACGTGCGTCTCGAACCCCGCGCTCACCCGGAACGGCTCGCGATGTCTTCGTAGATCTGTTCTGCGGGGCCGGCGGAATGTCGTTAGGGTTTCAACACGCGGGGTTTCAGTTGGCCGCCGGCGTAGATTCGAGCGAGATCGCCGCAGAGATTCACGAACGCAATTTTCCTGATTCCGTCTCAATCTGTGCCGATCTTGAGGACCTCACCGGCGGAAAGATCCGAAGAAAAGCAAAGTTGGCTGGGAAATCGATCTCTCTCGTTGTCGGAGGACCCCCATGTCAAGGATTCTCGGTTGGAGGTAAGCGACGCAAAGGGGACCCGCGGAACCAACTAGTTCTAGAGTTCGCGCGCATCGTAGGCGAGTTGCGCCCGCGATACTTCGTTATGGAGAATGTGGCGGGGCTTCTGCAAAAAAAGTATCGCCGATTGATCTCGAGCTTTAAGCTGGCCGTAAAAGCCGAGGGCTACGCGATCGTGGAACCCATACGACTGTTAAACGCGGCAGACTTCGGGGTTCCACAACGGCGAAAGCGCGTGTTCATTCTCGGCTATCGCGTGGGTGAAGTTCCGCCCAAGTACCCTAAGATCCGGAGCCAGCACGTGTCGGTAGCGATGGCGATCGCAGATCTAAAGCGAGTGGAGAAGTCCAAACTCGTGGATGGGGATGGCTATAGTGGCAAGCTCAGAAAACCCAATCCGTATGTCCGCCGACTGAGAGCGATCAGAGTTGGGAAATCCAACGGAGTCATTACTGGCTTCGCGAGGACTGAGCACTCGGCCAAAACAGTTCGAAGGTTCGGTCGTGTTGAAGCGGGCGATGCAGACAAAGTTAGTCGCTTCATACGGTTGAAATCGTCCGGGGTCGCACCGACACTTCGCGCCGGGACCGGATTCGAGAACGGTCGGTTCATGGCGCCACGCCCGATTCACCCAGATCTTCCCCGCTGCATATGTCTTCGTGAAGCCGCAAGGCTTCACTCATTTCCTGACTCCTTCGTGTTCCACGATACCAAGTGGCATGGGTTTATGCAGATCGGCAACTCTGTGCCGCCCCTGCTCGCTCATGCTGTCGCCACCGAAATTCGGCGCGCCATCCGAAAAGGAAAGTGA
- a CDS encoding methyltransferase domain-containing protein has product MCNPACVDFGRRALLAPDVAGKDVIEVGSMNVNGSLRADIERMQPRSYLGVDLSEGPGVDEICRAEDLVSRFGREAFDLVVCTEMLEHARDWRTVVSNLKNLLRPAGVLLVTTRSRGFPYHEYPYDYWRFEAEDMRLIFADLDIEVVESDTYMPGIFVKARRPAEFHEVPTGGMRLWSIVAARRCLRITGLDVLLFRLRYPVEQLLKQVVPQPVKDFVRVRLLGG; this is encoded by the coding sequence ATGTGCAATCCGGCCTGCGTCGATTTCGGCCGCCGCGCACTACTTGCGCCGGACGTCGCCGGTAAGGACGTGATCGAGGTCGGCTCGATGAACGTCAACGGCTCGCTGCGTGCCGACATCGAGCGGATGCAGCCGCGGTCCTACCTCGGCGTCGATCTTTCCGAAGGCCCCGGAGTGGACGAAATCTGCCGTGCAGAGGACCTGGTCTCGCGTTTTGGTCGCGAGGCCTTCGACCTCGTGGTCTGCACCGAGATGCTCGAGCACGCGCGCGACTGGCGCACGGTGGTCAGCAACCTGAAGAACCTGCTTCGGCCTGCCGGCGTCCTGCTCGTGACGACGAGGTCGCGCGGTTTCCCTTACCACGAGTATCCGTACGACTACTGGCGGTTCGAAGCCGAGGACATGCGCCTCATCTTCGCCGACCTCGACATCGAGGTCGTAGAGTCCGACACTTACATGCCGGGCATCTTCGTCAAGGCACGCCGGCCGGCGGAGTTCCACGAAGTCCCTACCGGCGGCATGCGGCTCTGGTCGATCGTCGCTGCCCGACGCTGCCTGCGAATTACCGGGCTCGACGTCCTGTTGTTCCGACTGCGCTATCCGGTCGAGCAACTGCTCAAGCAGGTCGTACCGCAGCCGGTCAAGGACTTTGTTCGGGTGCGGCTGCTCGGGGGATGA
- a CDS encoding MFS transporter, protein MEIRSMTFRGLFSSLTPSERHTFVAAVAGWSLDAFDFFIFVFCLKSIAGEFHCDVKAVAEGIFLTLAMRPLGALVFGALAERYGRRPVLMINIVSFSVCELASAFAPDLRTLLALRALFGFAMGGEWGVGAALALESLPAAGRGFFSGVLQEGYAIGYLLASALFAFAFDALGWRGMFIVGAMPAVLVLYIRASVEESPVWLAGQRQPALRGRDALKAVRASWPLLLFMVLLMGCFNAFSHGSQDLYPTFLQTQHGFDARTTGSIAIVYNLGALCGGIFFGGLSEKLGRRRAIALAAVLALPVIPLWAWSSSALLFCIGSFLMQFMVQGAWGIVPAHLNELSPAAVRAILPGFAYQLGNLAMARMGPFQAALAEARGNDYATVLATTIAVVSVILAVVVSAGPEATNVNLGIPGTGTD, encoded by the coding sequence GTGGAAATACGATCGATGACGTTTCGCGGGCTTTTTTCGAGCCTGACGCCTTCGGAGCGTCATACCTTCGTTGCGGCGGTAGCCGGCTGGTCGCTCGACGCCTTCGACTTTTTCATCTTCGTCTTTTGCCTCAAGTCGATCGCCGGTGAGTTTCACTGCGACGTCAAGGCCGTCGCCGAAGGCATTTTCCTTACGCTGGCGATGAGGCCGCTCGGCGCCCTCGTGTTCGGCGCGCTCGCCGAACGTTACGGACGCCGCCCCGTGCTGATGATCAACATCGTCAGCTTCTCGGTGTGCGAGCTCGCCTCGGCGTTCGCGCCGGATCTGCGCACCCTGCTCGCGCTTCGCGCGCTGTTCGGATTCGCGATGGGCGGCGAATGGGGAGTCGGCGCCGCGCTGGCGCTCGAATCGCTGCCCGCGGCCGGCCGCGGCTTCTTTTCCGGCGTCCTGCAGGAAGGTTATGCGATCGGTTACCTGCTGGCCTCCGCACTGTTCGCGTTCGCGTTCGATGCGCTCGGATGGAGAGGAATGTTCATCGTCGGCGCGATGCCGGCAGTGCTGGTGCTGTACATCCGCGCCAGCGTCGAAGAATCACCGGTATGGCTGGCGGGGCAACGGCAGCCTGCGCTGCGTGGGCGCGACGCACTGAAGGCCGTACGCGCGTCGTGGCCGCTGCTGCTGTTCATGGTGCTGCTGATGGGATGCTTCAATGCCTTCTCGCACGGCTCCCAGGACCTGTACCCGACGTTCCTGCAGACCCAGCACGGTTTCGACGCGCGGACGACGGGTTCGATCGCGATCGTCTACAACCTCGGCGCGCTGTGCGGCGGAATCTTCTTCGGCGGCCTGTCGGAAAAACTCGGGCGCCGGCGCGCCATCGCGCTCGCTGCGGTGCTCGCGCTTCCGGTCATTCCGCTGTGGGCCTGGTCATCGAGCGCCCTGCTCTTCTGCATCGGCTCATTCCTGATGCAGTTCATGGTGCAGGGCGCGTGGGGAATCGTGCCGGCGCACCTGAACGAGCTGTCGCCCGCTGCGGTACGCGCGATCCTGCCGGGCTTCGCCTACCAGCTCGGCAACCTCGCAATGGCAAGGATGGGTCCGTTCCAGGCTGCGCTGGCCGAAGCGCGCGGCAACGACTACGCGACGGTGCTCGCGACGACGATCGCAGTGGTTTCCGTCATTCTCGCCGTCGTCGTCTCCGCCGGCCCCGAAGCGACGAACGTCAACCTTGGAATACCGGGGACAGGCACGGACTAA
- a CDS encoding DNA cytosine methyltransferase, protein ELVMGKFLHHVEALQEQLEALGYDVSMRTHFLTSFGLPQFRERAVVVAVERPLVLRTLEDLWEAHAVKAEALTVRRAIGHLRPIEAGRRCPDDPAHTCTHSDGVQLRRLLATPADGGSWFDWTRHPDSNELLIPSMQRSIEAGTLNHFCDVYGRMAWDKPAPTIKRECSHIGNGRYAHPEQHRLCSVREMAILQGFPNHYRFVGRSRKNLYRMVGDAVPPLVSFQLAHVANWILTGERPALADLVLPDTHLRPGDIVRKPMVSLKPSHVPSAQISLF, encoded by the coding sequence GCGAACTAGTGATGGGGAAGTTCCTACACCACGTCGAAGCTCTTCAAGAACAACTCGAAGCGCTGGGCTACGACGTTTCGATGCGCACGCACTTTCTTACCTCCTTCGGTCTCCCTCAGTTCCGCGAGCGAGCGGTGGTGGTGGCTGTCGAGCGCCCGCTCGTCCTCCGAACTTTGGAAGATCTTTGGGAAGCACACGCCGTCAAGGCGGAGGCGCTCACCGTTCGCCGGGCCATCGGACACCTCCGTCCGATTGAAGCTGGAAGGAGATGCCCGGACGACCCGGCACACACGTGCACCCATTCCGATGGTGTTCAGCTCCGACGACTCTTGGCGACTCCCGCTGACGGCGGGTCGTGGTTCGATTGGACACGTCATCCCGACTCCAACGAACTCCTGATTCCGTCGATGCAACGGTCGATCGAGGCAGGTACCCTCAATCACTTCTGCGACGTGTACGGGAGGATGGCGTGGGACAAGCCGGCACCAACCATCAAGCGCGAGTGCTCCCACATTGGGAACGGTCGCTATGCTCACCCCGAACAACACAGGCTGTGTTCAGTGCGAGAAATGGCGATCTTGCAGGGATTCCCCAACCACTATCGCTTCGTCGGCAGGAGCCGAAAGAACCTGTACAGGATGGTCGGTGACGCGGTCCCGCCGCTGGTGAGCTTTCAACTCGCGCACGTCGCAAACTGGATTTTGACCGGTGAGCGTCCGGCACTCGCAGACTTGGTGCTGCCCGATACGCACCTCCGGCCGGGCGACATTGTGCGGAAGCCAATGGTCTCATTGAAGCCATCGCACGTTCCGTCGGCCCAAATCTCCCTGTTCTGA
- a CDS encoding ATP-binding protein: MTSSAKPQVRTVQATPHKRFFIDMITRDISLVACVLDLIDNCVDGATRAVDPSPQRRSKAPKPHPLSSGSSRYKGYKITISFSKTHFRIHDNCGGIPVDIACEYAFHFGRDPRKHTNADTEEGIGIYGIGMKRALFKLGRIIGIKSATDSDSFSMNVDVDDWATEETWDLELTPAKTGSSKAGTTIEVTHLNPGVAHEFENDAFKHRLISATARTYAAFLNQGLRIVIQSESVRPIDITFLKSKLFQPSHKKWKESVASPSPRSKKVDVDVELWAGAASAADNTRPDSDDDEDASAWGWYVLCNNRVVLAADKSDRTGWGMAAFPQWHPQYNGFIGIVSFRSDEPYVVPWTTTKNDVDVDSVIYRRARAKMQEASRDYIRYSRARKANPEKAKEFERAAGPVKPAEVSVTQSMKTPQVPRASQTWVNIIYQKPKREVAKVAAALGKSTMSATQVGSKTFDYYYSNNVD, from the coding sequence ATGACGAGTTCTGCCAAACCTCAGGTCCGAACGGTCCAAGCGACTCCACATAAGCGATTCTTCATCGACATGATCACCCGCGACATATCGCTCGTCGCATGCGTGCTCGATCTGATCGATAACTGCGTCGACGGTGCAACTCGCGCCGTCGATCCCTCCCCTCAACGACGTTCCAAAGCGCCTAAGCCCCACCCCCTTAGTTCAGGGAGCAGCCGCTACAAGGGCTACAAGATCACCATATCGTTCTCCAAAACTCACTTCCGCATTCACGACAACTGCGGCGGGATACCTGTCGATATCGCTTGCGAGTACGCATTTCACTTCGGTCGCGATCCTCGAAAGCACACGAACGCCGATACGGAGGAGGGAATCGGCATCTACGGCATTGGAATGAAGCGTGCACTATTCAAGTTAGGACGCATCATTGGAATTAAGTCGGCCACTGATTCCGATTCATTCTCCATGAATGTTGACGTGGACGACTGGGCCACTGAGGAAACGTGGGACCTCGAGCTCACTCCCGCCAAGACTGGGAGTTCGAAGGCGGGAACGACGATCGAGGTAACTCACCTAAATCCAGGTGTCGCACACGAATTCGAGAATGATGCGTTCAAGCACCGCCTGATCAGTGCCACTGCACGAACCTACGCAGCGTTTTTGAACCAAGGCCTTCGAATCGTAATTCAGTCGGAAAGCGTTCGTCCGATCGACATCACCTTCCTCAAAAGCAAGCTCTTTCAGCCGTCGCACAAAAAGTGGAAAGAGTCAGTCGCGAGCCCGTCACCGCGATCGAAGAAAGTCGACGTTGATGTCGAACTCTGGGCCGGAGCTGCGAGCGCCGCGGACAATACGCGCCCGGATTCCGATGATGATGAAGACGCTTCGGCTTGGGGATGGTACGTGCTCTGCAACAACCGCGTTGTCCTCGCCGCGGACAAGTCCGATCGAACTGGCTGGGGAATGGCAGCGTTTCCGCAGTGGCATCCTCAGTACAATGGTTTCATCGGGATTGTCTCCTTCCGTTCCGATGAGCCGTATGTAGTTCCTTGGACAACAACGAAGAACGATGTGGATGTAGACAGCGTCATCTACAGACGAGCTCGAGCGAAGATGCAGGAGGCATCGCGGGATTACATTCGATACTCGCGAGCGAGAAAAGCGAACCCGGAGAAGGCAAAGGAGTTCGAGCGCGCGGCTGGCCCTGTCAAGCCGGCGGAGGTCTCTGTCACCCAATCCATGAAAACCCCTCAAGTTCCACGCGCCAGCCAGACGTGGGTCAACATCATCTACCAAAAGCCGAAACGCGAAGTTGCAAAAGTCGCCGCCGCCCTCGGCAAGTCGACTATGTCAGCGACACAGGTAGGCAGTAAGACGTTCGACTACTACTACTCAAACAACGTCGACTGA
- a CDS encoding helix-turn-helix transcriptional regulator — MNFPAIQRALGQIVRDRRQSLGLSQETFAERCGLHRTYVGSVERGERNVTLTNMDRIAKALGATLTEILSDAEKAVAKSKR, encoded by the coding sequence GTGAATTTTCCCGCAATACAACGCGCACTAGGCCAGATTGTTCGGGACCGTCGTCAGTCTCTGGGGCTGAGCCAGGAGACATTCGCGGAACGATGTGGCCTTCATCGAACTTACGTAGGATCGGTCGAGCGCGGTGAGAGAAATGTGACGCTCACCAACATGGACCGCATCGCTAAAGCACTCGGCGCCACTCTCACCGAAATACTCTCCGACGCGGAGAAGGCCGTTGCGAAGAGCAAACGGTGA
- a CDS encoding DUF1566 domain-containing protein, protein MKNPIPRIALALVLVSSAAQARMGLPDAAAAPDAASQCSLVNPCGDVNASGSVTSGDALLVLKKAVGQGVTVQCPVTGSGAAAGIIKTGQTTCFDSDGNAAGCAGTRQDGELQTGLARSFTDNGDGTITDNTTSLMWEKLSLDTSVHDESVSYTWDDAFGKIASLNSASFAGHVDWRLPSISELESLKNFGASDPAVYPVFNSDCAVSCTVLTCSCGQANFYWSSTTNLGSTLEKWGVLFNAGVTSSIPKTYSYYVRAVRSGS, encoded by the coding sequence ATGAAGAATCCGATTCCACGCATTGCGCTCGCGCTGGTGCTCGTCTCGAGCGCGGCGCAGGCCCGAATGGGGCTGCCCGATGCGGCAGCAGCGCCGGACGCGGCCAGCCAATGCTCGCTCGTCAATCCCTGCGGCGACGTCAACGCCTCCGGCAGCGTTACCTCGGGCGACGCGCTGCTCGTGCTGAAAAAGGCCGTCGGCCAGGGTGTCACCGTCCAGTGCCCGGTGACCGGATCGGGAGCAGCCGCGGGCATCATCAAGACGGGCCAGACCACGTGCTTCGATTCGGACGGCAATGCGGCCGGCTGCGCGGGCACGCGGCAGGACGGCGAGCTGCAGACGGGTCTGGCGCGCAGCTTCACCGACAACGGTGACGGCACCATCACCGACAACACGACCAGCCTGATGTGGGAGAAGCTCTCGCTCGATACGAGCGTCCACGACGAAAGCGTCAGCTATACGTGGGACGATGCGTTCGGGAAGATCGCGTCGCTCAACTCCGCGAGCTTTGCAGGTCATGTCGACTGGCGCCTGCCGAGCATTTCGGAGCTCGAATCGCTCAAGAACTTCGGCGCGAGCGATCCGGCCGTCTATCCGGTCTTCAACTCCGACTGCGCCGTTTCGTGCACGGTGCTGACGTGCAGCTGCGGGCAGGCCAACTTCTACTGGTCGTCGACGACGAACCTCGGCAGCACGCTCGAGAAGTGGGGCGTGCTGTTCAACGCCGGCGTCACGAGCTCGATCCCGAAGACGTACAGCTACTACGTGCGCGCCGTGCGCAGCGGATCGTAG
- a CDS encoding O-methyltransferase — translation MQSYEKINYAVRPNKRTQRKMIFEALSHVIGRFSSKKYGYVGFGSMWFSDFLYAHRRLRLTSLTSIERSEGYRRAVFNRPFRCVRVVEGDSSEVLPKLKWKNATIVWLDYDFQPELDSLGDVSFLAGNLVSGSVLMVTYDARPPWGQAAGSEEKTASLVKTFGEPARSVWRNRSKIAKRYGATSDIADLFPYLLVHLLWMFCKDLLIQNGRAAAEGLACYPLFSFYYKDGAPMVTLGLALVDAKDRATLDSAPLQSEFHFLTGETLFPIAVPPLTPKERAALDLCLPSRTPRPSFPLDAEQIRAYANLYQYYPLLAEVDL, via the coding sequence ATGCAATCTTACGAGAAGATCAACTACGCCGTCCGGCCCAACAAGAGGACGCAGCGAAAGATGATTTTCGAGGCGCTCTCTCACGTGATTGGGCGGTTCTCCTCGAAGAAGTATGGCTACGTCGGCTTTGGGTCGATGTGGTTCTCCGATTTCCTCTACGCGCACCGCCGACTGCGTTTGACGTCGTTGACATCCATCGAGCGCTCGGAAGGCTATCGCCGCGCGGTATTCAATCGGCCTTTCCGCTGCGTCAGGGTTGTTGAAGGCGACTCGTCCGAAGTCTTGCCCAAGCTGAAATGGAAGAACGCCACGATTGTCTGGCTGGACTACGACTTCCAGCCAGAGCTCGACTCACTCGGCGACGTTTCGTTTCTGGCGGGCAATCTCGTCTCCGGGAGTGTTCTGATGGTGACTTACGACGCGAGGCCACCGTGGGGACAGGCCGCTGGATCGGAGGAGAAAACTGCGAGCTTGGTAAAAACGTTCGGCGAGCCGGCACGTTCGGTTTGGCGAAACAGATCAAAGATCGCCAAGCGGTACGGTGCGACGTCGGACATCGCCGACCTCTTCCCTTACTTGCTCGTGCACCTACTCTGGATGTTCTGCAAGGATTTGCTCATTCAGAACGGTAGGGCCGCAGCCGAAGGGTTGGCGTGCTATCCTCTATTTTCGTTCTACTACAAAGACGGAGCGCCCATGGTGACGTTGGGGCTTGCTCTAGTCGACGCGAAGGACAGAGCGACGCTCGATAGCGCTCCCTTGCAGTCGGAATTTCATTTTCTGACGGGCGAGACCCTATTCCCGATAGCCGTTCCCCCTCTAACGCCAAAAGAGCGTGCGGCGCTGGATCTCTGCCTCCCGAGCCGAACACCTCGCCCTTCGTTCCCGCTCGATGCCGAACAGATTCGAGCGTACGCCAATTTGTATCAGTACTATCCTTTGCTGGCCGAGGTCGATCTGTGA
- a CDS encoding very short patch repair endonuclease, whose protein sequence is MAWVYADRQLCAAPARSCCRHRNSARHPKRKVSRRTQSPETISRRMAAVRSRNTGPERVVRSLVSSLGARYRLNNRKLPGSPDLANAARGWAIFVHGCFWHAHDGCPRATRPKSNKAYWNRKLRLNRQRDLRVLASLQNRGFRVLVVWQCELSTTARVANQLRRFVRAR, encoded by the coding sequence GTGGCATGGGTTTATGCAGATCGGCAACTCTGTGCCGCCCCTGCTCGCTCATGCTGTCGCCACCGAAATTCGGCGCGCCATCCGAAAAGGAAAGTGAGTAGAAGAACGCAATCCCCAGAAACTATCTCCCGCAGAATGGCTGCAGTTCGTAGCCGCAACACTGGCCCGGAGAGAGTAGTCCGCTCCTTGGTGAGCAGCCTCGGAGCGCGCTATCGACTGAACAACCGAAAACTCCCCGGTTCTCCCGATCTAGCCAATGCCGCTCGAGGCTGGGCGATCTTCGTCCACGGCTGCTTCTGGCACGCGCATGACGGCTGCCCAAGAGCCACGCGGCCTAAGTCCAACAAGGCTTACTGGAATAGGAAACTGCGCCTCAACCGGCAGAGGGATTTGCGGGTGCTCGCTTCCCTACAGAACAGAGGGTTTCGGGTGCTGGTTGTCTGGCAGTGCGAGCTTAGTACGACAGCACGTGTCGCCAACCAACTTCGGAGATTCGTGCGAGCCCGTTGA
- a CDS encoding SDR family NAD(P)-dependent oxidoreductase, whose translation MSLVSIIKGRRGPSGFGYASTAEEVTAGLDLRGRTMLVTGVGSGLGRESARVLAMRGARILGVARSEQSAAAACRMFGADAVPLACDLSDPASVRACVEKTTSLRIALDVILCNAGIMALPQRELKHGQELQFLTNHIGHFLLVTGLVDSLSADGRVVMLSSDAHTMAPKAGIQFDDLTLEKGYRPWKAYGQSKLANLLFARSLARRFDGSARTANALHPGVIVTNLGRHMNVIARTALSAANSIALKTIPEGAATQCYVATHPSLAGVSGEYFYDCNVQRSSRNGRDLAMAEKLWQATEEIVARI comes from the coding sequence ATGTCCCTCGTCTCCATCATCAAGGGCCGCCGCGGCCCGAGCGGCTTCGGCTACGCTTCGACGGCGGAGGAAGTCACCGCGGGCCTCGACCTTCGCGGCCGCACGATGCTCGTCACCGGGGTCGGCTCCGGGCTCGGCCGCGAGAGCGCGCGAGTGCTTGCGATGCGCGGCGCGCGCATCCTCGGCGTGGCGCGCAGCGAGCAAAGTGCAGCGGCCGCGTGCCGGATGTTCGGCGCGGATGCGGTACCGCTTGCCTGCGATCTGTCCGATCCGGCATCGGTGCGCGCCTGCGTCGAGAAAACCACGTCACTCCGTATCGCGCTCGATGTCATTCTTTGCAACGCAGGCATCATGGCGCTGCCGCAAAGGGAGCTGAAGCACGGACAGGAGCTTCAGTTCCTGACCAACCACATCGGGCACTTCCTTCTCGTCACCGGCCTCGTCGACAGCCTGAGTGCCGACGGCCGGGTGGTGATGCTGTCGAGCGATGCTCACACGATGGCGCCGAAAGCCGGCATCCAGTTCGACGACCTCACGCTCGAGAAGGGCTATCGGCCGTGGAAGGCCTACGGGCAGTCGAAGCTCGCCAACCTCCTGTTTGCCCGCTCGCTGGCGCGACGATTCGATGGCAGCGCACGCACGGCCAACGCGCTGCATCCCGGCGTCATCGTGACAAACCTCGGACGGCACATGAACGTCATTGCGCGCACTGCCCTTTCGGCGGCCAATTCCATTGCGCTCAAGACCATTCCCGAGGGCGCAGCAACGCAGTGTTACGTGGCCACGCACCCTTCGCTGGCCGGCGTCAGCGGCGAGTATTTCTACGACTGCAACGTTCAGCGCTCGTCGCGAAACGGCCGCGATCTCGCGATGGCTGAAAAACTCTGGCAGGCGACCGAAGAGATCGTCGCCAGGATCTGA